One part of the Vitis riparia cultivar Riparia Gloire de Montpellier isolate 1030 chromosome 8, EGFV_Vit.rip_1.0, whole genome shotgun sequence genome encodes these proteins:
- the LOC117920998 gene encoding dirigent protein 22-like, translating into MAKTLIPVFLIFSTIVFFSTTVAGKSHKFSEKLSPEKLGFKHEKLTHLNFFFHDIVTGQNPTAVRVAEAAMTNTSKTLFGSVMIIDDPLTEGPEMESKLVGRAQGMYASAGQNEPGLLMAMTFHFVEGKFNGSNLSFLGRNSVFSEVRELPIVGGSGLFRFARGYAEARTRTLDMKTGNAVVEYNVYVFHY; encoded by the coding sequence GTCTTTCTAATTTTCTCCACCATCGTCTTCTTCTCCACCACCGTCGCAGGAAAATCTCACAAGTTCTCAGAAAAACTATCTCCTGAGAAGCTCGGATTCAAGCATGAGAAGCTAACCCACCTAAACTTCTTCTTCCACGACATCGTCACCGGCCAAAACCCGACCGCCGTCAGAGTCGCCGAGGCAGCGATGACGAACACGTCAAAGACGTTGTTCGGATCCGTCATGATAATCGACGACCCATTAACGGAAGGGCCTGAAATGGAGTCGAAGCTGGTGGGAAGAGCCCAGGGAATGTACGCATCGGCAGGGCAAAACGAACCGGGTTTGTTGATGGCGATGACCTTCCATTTCGTGGAAGGCAAGTTCAATGGGAGTAATCTGAGCTTTCTGGGCCGAAACTCGGTGTTCTCGGAGGTGAGGGAGTTGCCGATTGTCGGCGGCAGCGGACTTTTTAGGTTTGCTCGTGGGTATGCGGAGGCCCGGACTCGTACGTTGGATATGAAAACAGGGAACGCTGTCGTGGAATACAACGTCTACGTCTTCCATTACTGA